In Helicobacter bilis, a genomic segment contains:
- a CDS encoding urease accessory protein UreE produces MVIFHGYLEHVVIIAEILGNLRDIKETDIHIDSINIEWFNTRKRIARYTSQSGIDIALKFEKPLTIGLNHGDIVFRDEKSIIAISILPTHILNIYAKTELDIARLCYEIGNYHLPLFLGENAFHFRTPFEIPLQRVLDRYNIFYKEEEGILDSKDRLQASLIAPEPSLKIANDFKVIVNSK; encoded by the coding sequence TTGGTTATTTTTCATGGGTATTTGGAGCATGTAGTGATTATTGCAGAGATTTTAGGGAATCTAAGAGATATTAAAGAGACTGATATACACATAGATTCTATAAATATTGAGTGGTTTAACACAAGAAAAAGAATCGCAAGATATACTTCACAAAGTGGAATTGATATTGCCTTAAAGTTTGAGAAGCCCCTAACTATCGGGCTAAATCATGGCGATATTGTATTTAGAGATGAAAAAAGCATAATCGCAATATCCATTCTGCCAACGCATATCCTAAATATATACGCAAAAACAGAGCTAGACATAGCAAGGCTTTGCTATGAGATAGGTAACTATCATTTGCCTTTATTCCTTGGAGAGAATGCGTTTCATTTTCGCACACCTTTTGAGATACCACTGCAAAGAGTGCTTGATAGATATAACATATTCTACAAGGAAGAAGAGGGTATATTAGATTCTAAAGATAGACTACAAGCAAGTCTTATAGCCCCAGAGCCAAGTCTTAAAATTGCAAATGATTTTAAAGTGATAGTGAATAGTAAATAG
- a CDS encoding TonB-dependent receptor plug domain-containing protein produces MKDLNKCYIIVLAMVYLTHAEESKNTLSQDQTSQGTKEVTHRLNAVVTTNTKLKTYQSGSRLNKSVLDSNPSGNGDITSILKILPNVQFDNAQLKSTTPGEIDPANISISGGLFYQNNFQLDGFNMNNDLDPAGSQGSNPVAANALPGRSQGLNIDTSLLESIQVQDSNISAAYGGFTGGVVEANTKRPIKKFGANISYQISQGNAANDKFSLTNYHIYESNSQSYENFLNSTSASAQPNFIKHAIRSSIESKFNDNAGVIASFTTMQSFIPLNAYTSSQNGTTTDSSIKTQKRQSYNFFIKGYYDIGENIQIESSYAYAPQYNEYFIVNTRDSDFYLQSGGHQLGVKTTYQNELGVLNAQSSFNYMENSRSGSEQHMRGWRYSSDKNWNPNGNQSEGSYGNVETSQTKLDLRVAQQFEPLSLSFWENVFNVGMDLGYTYALYERAEDTLFSGSAFTKPLKNGQTCSETFWCSNGVVANQQNDWKDNNGQYMYKATLYKAGNINLSNVNTAMFAEDSMKFDFKSYGDLLVRFGIRLDYDTYMNKAPIAPRLSLAYIAPWNHDLKDFATTFNFGANRYYGRNLFTYVLMDGRSSLEYTLERKDHLQSWENASATQNKNDTNFSQLKVPYADELMAGISQQIYMFNLSAKYIHRFGRDEIRRACKDPQGNISTRNCSSNVAGLTKDLRYVYTNDGKSDTDVVSISLQNNKTIDTFGIKHYYLFAFDWTGVYRNYADYTDILTNGELANQWISYDGVLMRYADRPAENFVRPYTLRLNLTHTYAFSRYKFLWNNFFRYRAGYNTMASVTNDKDKDSFVIDGILTKVDTFKAFMIPGAFTWDMRLGVEFNMGKGNIAYVNLDILNVLDSKNIAIASASFSATAGTTAVPVYEVGRQFYIQGGYRF; encoded by the coding sequence ATGAAAGATTTAAATAAGTGTTATATCATAGTTTTAGCTATGGTGTATCTCACACACGCAGAAGAGAGTAAAAATACACTTTCACAAGATCAAACTTCACAAGGCACAAAAGAAGTTACACATAGGCTCAATGCCGTTGTTACAACGAATACTAAGTTAAAAACCTATCAAAGTGGATCAAGGCTTAATAAAAGTGTTCTGGATTCTAATCCTAGTGGCAATGGTGATATAACCTCGATATTAAAGATACTGCCTAATGTGCAATTTGATAACGCACAGCTAAAATCCACTACACCCGGTGAGATTGACCCTGCAAATATCAGCATTAGTGGCGGACTTTTCTATCAAAATAACTTTCAGCTAGATGGCTTTAATATGAATAATGACTTAGATCCTGCAGGCTCACAAGGTAGCAATCCAGTCGCAGCCAATGCGCTTCCGGGTAGAAGTCAAGGACTAAATATTGATACAAGTCTTTTAGAATCTATTCAAGTGCAAGATTCTAATATCTCGGCTGCTTATGGTGGCTTCACAGGGGGTGTTGTGGAGGCAAATACAAAAAGACCTATAAAGAAATTTGGCGCAAATATTAGCTATCAAATCTCGCAGGGAAATGCCGCTAATGATAAATTTTCACTGACAAATTATCATATCTATGAGAGTAACTCACAAAGTTATGAAAATTTTCTTAACTCAACTTCAGCAAGCGCGCAGCCTAATTTCATAAAACATGCAATCCGCTCAAGTATAGAATCTAAGTTTAACGATAATGCTGGTGTGATTGCAAGTTTTACCACTATGCAAAGCTTTATCCCGCTTAATGCTTATACATCAAGTCAAAATGGCACGACCACAGATAGCTCGATAAAAACGCAAAAGCGACAAAGCTACAACTTTTTTATAAAAGGCTATTATGACATTGGAGAAAATATACAAATAGAGAGTAGCTATGCGTATGCACCGCAATATAATGAATATTTTATTGTAAATACGAGAGATTCTGATTTTTACTTGCAAAGTGGCGGACATCAGCTAGGAGTAAAGACAACTTATCAAAATGAATTAGGCGTATTAAACGCACAAAGTAGCTTTAACTATATGGAAAACTCTCGCAGTGGCAGTGAGCAGCACATGAGAGGCTGGAGATATAGCAGTGATAAAAATTGGAATCCAAATGGCAATCAGTCAGAGGGCAGTTATGGTAATGTTGAGACTTCGCAGACAAAGCTTGATTTGAGAGTTGCACAGCAGTTTGAGCCGCTTAGTCTAAGCTTTTGGGAAAATGTCTTTAATGTCGGTATGGATTTAGGCTATACTTATGCATTGTATGAGAGAGCAGAAGATACGCTATTTAGCGGATCTGCTTTTACAAAGCCACTTAAAAACGGGCAAACATGCAGTGAAACTTTTTGGTGTTCGAATGGTGTTGTGGCAAATCAACAAAATGATTGGAAAGATAATAACGGACAATACATGTATAAGGCTACACTCTATAAAGCTGGAAATATTAATCTATCCAATGTCAATACAGCAATGTTTGCGGAAGATTCTATGAAGTTTGATTTTAAATCTTATGGTGATTTGCTTGTGCGTTTTGGTATAAGGCTTGATTATGATACCTACATGAATAAAGCCCCGATAGCCCCACGACTAAGTCTAGCCTATATCGCCCCATGGAATCACGACTTAAAAGACTTTGCAACAACATTTAACTTTGGGGCAAACCGCTATTATGGAAGAAATCTTTTTACCTATGTCCTAATGGATGGACGATCAAGCTTAGAATATACCCTTGAGCGTAAAGACCACTTGCAATCATGGGAAAATGCAAGCGCAACACAAAATAAAAATGATACAAACTTTTCACAGCTAAAAGTCCCTTATGCTGATGAGCTTATGGCTGGAATCTCACAGCAAATCTATATGTTTAATTTGAGTGCGAAATATATCCATAGATTTGGACGAGATGAGATAAGAAGGGCTTGTAAAGACCCACAAGGCAATATAAGCACACGCAATTGTAGTAGCAATGTAGCAGGTCTCACAAAAGATTTGCGTTATGTATATACAAATGATGGAAAAAGTGATACTGATGTTGTAAGCATTAGCTTGCAAAATAATAAAACGATTGATACATTTGGTATCAAGCATTATTATCTATTTGCGTTTGATTGGACTGGAGTCTATCGTAATTATGCTGACTATACAGACATTTTAACCAATGGGGAATTGGCAAATCAATGGATAAGCTATGATGGAGTGCTTATGCGTTATGCTGATAGACCCGCAGAAAACTTTGTGCGTCCTTATACTTTGCGACTGAATCTTACACATACTTATGCTTTCTCACGCTATAAATTTTTATGGAATAATTTCTTCCGCTATCGTGCGGGATATAATACAATGGCAAGTGTTACTAATGATAAAGATAAAGATAGCTTTGTAATCGATGGGATTTTAACAAAAGTAGATACCTTTAAAGCCTTTATGATACCGGGAGCATTTACTTGGGATATGCGTTTAGGTGTGGAATTTAACATGGGAAAAGGCAATATAGCCTATGTGAATCTCGATATTTTAAATGTGCTAGATTCTAAAAATATTGCTATCGCAAGTGCTAGTTTTTCCGCTACTGCTGGGACTACCGCCGTGCCTGTTTATGAAGTGGGACGACAATTTTATATACAAGGGGGATATAGGTTTTAA
- a CDS encoding AmiS/UreI family transporter, producing the protein MLEIVLLYVAIVLINNGICRLSNIDSKSASIMNIFVGLLSVIINVIAIIHGDFNNDKSDFYAAATGLLFGFTYLFVAANNLFNLDTRAFGWYSLFVAINSIPAAYLSYKDDVVHISFTAIWLAWGVLWLTGFIECVLKIELKFVPYLAIFEGIVTAWIPAWLFFMGIWSM; encoded by the coding sequence ATGCTAGAAATTGTATTGCTTTATGTAGCCATTGTGCTTATTAATAATGGAATCTGTAGGCTTAGCAATATCGATAGCAAGAGTGCTTCTATTATGAATATCTTTGTAGGCTTACTCTCTGTTATTATTAATGTTATAGCCATTATACATGGTGATTTTAATAATGATAAAAGTGATTTTTATGCAGCAGCGACCGGCTTATTATTTGGCTTTACTTATTTATTTGTCGCTGCTAATAATCTTTTTAATCTTGATACAAGAGCGTTTGGCTGGTATAGCCTATTTGTTGCGATAAACTCCATTCCAGCGGCATATTTGAGTTATAAAGATGATGTCGTGCATATCTCATTTACTGCGATATGGCTTGCATGGGGAGTATTATGGCTCACTGGCTTTATTGAGTGTGTGCTAAAGATTGAGTTAAAGTTTGTGCCTTATCTTGCTATTTTTGAGGGCATTGTTACAGCGTGGATACCTGCTTGGTTATTTTTCATGGGTATTTGGAGCATGTAG
- a CDS encoding UbiX family flavin prenyltransferase produces the protein MSYTPIVLGISGGSCIELALHFIKRFPKDRALYVVPTQNAAMLCQAEKKQNLRNLINAIRTDNLVIHDSMTSPLASGSFYFESCIILPTSSNTLSSIANGLQSNLLTRVGAVCLKEKRKLILGVREMPLSAILLENMAKLANLGVYIAPPIAGYYGGICDLESLHDFLIGKYFDMLDIPHDLFVRWGTNKQNTI, from the coding sequence GTGAGTTATACGCCTATTGTGCTTGGTATAAGCGGTGGAAGCTGTATTGAGTTGGCATTGCATTTTATAAAGAGATTCCCAAAAGATCGCGCACTCTATGTTGTGCCAACGCAAAATGCAGCCATGCTTTGTCAAGCAGAAAAGAAACAAAATCTTAGAAATCTTATCAATGCGATACGCACGGATAATCTCGTGATTCATGATTCTATGACAAGCCCTTTAGCAAGTGGCAGCTTTTATTTTGAATCCTGCATTATTTTACCAACAAGCAGTAACACACTATCAAGCATTGCAAATGGCTTGCAAAGCAATCTCCTTACGCGTGTAGGGGCTGTGTGTTTGAAAGAAAAGAGGAAACTAATACTTGGTGTAAGGGAAATGCCCTTAAGCGCTATTTTACTTGAAAATATGGCAAAGCTTGCTAATCTTGGTGTATATATCGCACCACCTATTGCTGGTTATTATGGCGGTATTTGTGATTTAGAATCCTTGCATGATTTTTTAATCGGTAAATATTTTGATATGCTTGATATACCACATGATTTATTTGTGCGTTGGGGGACAAATAAACAAAATACAATCTAA
- the ureB gene encoding urease subunit beta, with amino-acid sequence MIKINRQEYVSMYGPTTGDKIRLGDTELFAEIEKDYAIYGEEIKFGGGKTIRDGMAQSVSDSENELDSVITNAVIIDYTGIYKADIGIKNGKIFGIGKAGNKDTQDGVCDKLIVGTNTEVIAGEGLIVTAGGIDTHIHYISPTQIPTALYSGVTTMIGGGTGPAAGTSATTCTPGSWHMREMIRATQHYAMNFGFFGKGNSSNENALSKQIESGALGLKVHEDWGSTPAAINHALNIADKYDVQIAIHTDTLNEAGCMEDTLQAINGRTIHTFHTEGAGGGHAPDIIKAAGELHVLPASTNPTIPFTTNTADEHLDMLMVCHHLDKNIKEDVAFADSRIRPETIAAEDTLHDMGIFSITSSDSQAMGRVGEVIIRTWQTADKCKREFGALKEEKGDNDNFRIKRYIAKYTINPAIAHGIADYVGSVEIGKIADLVIWKPSMFGVKPEMILKNGMIVAAKIGDSNASIPTPQPIVYADMFGSVGSAKYDCGFTFVSKVAFDSNIKEKYGIERNILPVKNCRNITKKDMKHNDVVEKIEVDSETYEVKVNGVKITSKPVSKVSLGQLYTLF; translated from the coding sequence ATGATAAAAATAAATAGACAAGAGTATGTCTCAATGTATGGACCAACAACGGGTGATAAGATAAGACTAGGCGATACAGAATTATTCGCAGAGATTGAAAAAGATTATGCGATATATGGAGAAGAGATTAAGTTTGGCGGTGGCAAGACTATAAGAGATGGTATGGCACAATCTGTGAGTGATAGTGAAAATGAGCTAGATTCTGTAATCACAAATGCAGTTATTATAGATTACACTGGAATTTATAAAGCAGATATAGGCATAAAAAATGGAAAGATTTTTGGCATTGGAAAAGCGGGGAATAAAGACACACAAGATGGCGTATGTGATAAACTTATTGTTGGCACAAATACAGAAGTTATCGCTGGTGAGGGACTAATCGTTACTGCTGGTGGCATTGATACGCATATCCACTATATTTCACCTACACAGATTCCAACGGCTTTATATAGCGGCGTTACCACTATGATTGGTGGTGGCACAGGTCCTGCGGCTGGGACTAGTGCGACGACTTGCACACCGGGGAGTTGGCACATGCGTGAGATGATTAGGGCGACACAGCATTATGCTATGAATTTTGGCTTTTTTGGTAAGGGTAATAGCTCGAATGAAAATGCTTTGAGTAAGCAGATAGAATCTGGGGCTTTGGGCTTAAAGGTGCATGAAGATTGGGGTTCAACACCCGCAGCGATTAATCATGCACTAAATATTGCAGATAAATATGATGTCCAAATCGCTATCCATACTGATACACTCAATGAAGCTGGTTGCATGGAAGATACACTGCAAGCAATTAATGGCAGGACGATACACACTTTTCATACAGAAGGTGCAGGTGGCGGACATGCCCCTGATATTATCAAAGCAGCAGGGGAACTCCATGTATTACCCGCTTCAACAAATCCTACGATTCCCTTTACGACAAATACTGCTGATGAGCATTTAGACATGCTTATGGTTTGCCATCATTTAGATAAAAATATTAAAGAAGATGTAGCCTTTGCAGATTCTAGAATCCGCCCTGAAACAATTGCTGCGGAAGATACCCTACATGACATGGGAATCTTTTCTATCACAAGCTCTGACTCACAAGCTATGGGTAGAGTTGGCGAAGTCATCATTAGGACTTGGCAAACAGCTGATAAGTGTAAAAGAGAGTTTGGTGCATTAAAAGAAGAAAAAGGCGATAATGATAACTTTAGAATCAAACGCTATATCGCAAAATATACCATAAATCCAGCGATAGCGCACGGCATAGCAGATTATGTTGGCTCTGTCGAGATAGGTAAAATCGCTGATTTAGTGATTTGGAAGCCAAGCATGTTTGGTGTGAAACCTGAAATGATTCTTAAAAATGGCATGATTGTCGCAGCAAAAATAGGTGATAGCAACGCTTCAATCCCAACACCACAACCTATAGTCTATGCTGATATGTTTGGTAGTGTGGGAAGCGCAAAGTATGATTGCGGATTTACCTTTGTATCAAAAGTAGCTTTTGATTCTAATATTAAAGAAAAATATGGGATAGAAAGAAATATTTTGCCTGTAAAAAATTGTAGAAATATCACAAAAAAAGATATGAAACATAACGATGTAGTAGAAAAAATAGAAGTAGATTCTGAAACCTATGAAGTAAAGGTAAATGGAGTAAAAATCACTTCAAAACCCGTTAGTAAAGTGTCCTTAGGGCAGCTTTACACTCTCTTTTAA
- the ureA gene encoding urease subunit alpha, with protein MRLTPRELDKMMLHYAGTLAKSRKDKGIKLNYVESIAYISMEIMEHAREGKKSVAELMQLGRTLLKADDVMEGVANMIHDVQVEVSFPDGTKLVTIHNPIEESGKLKPGEFILKDEEIVLNANKDSISIKVTNKGDRPIQVGSHFHFFETNKLLVFDREMAYGKRLDIASGTSVRFEPGETKSVNLISFGGNERLYGFNDLVNGQISEANKQQALDNARNKGFVD; from the coding sequence ATGAGATTAACCCCAAGAGAGTTAGATAAGATGATGTTGCATTATGCTGGGACTTTGGCAAAGAGTCGCAAAGATAAAGGCATAAAGCTAAATTATGTAGAATCTATTGCCTATATTTCTATGGAGATTATGGAACACGCTAGAGAGGGCAAAAAAAGTGTCGCTGAACTCATGCAGTTAGGCAGGACGCTTTTAAAAGCAGATGATGTGATGGAAGGTGTAGCAAATATGATACATGATGTGCAAGTTGAGGTGAGTTTCCCTGATGGCACAAAACTTGTTACAATTCATAATCCTATTGAAGAGAGTGGCAAACTAAAACCGGGTGAATTTATCCTAAAAGATGAAGAGATTGTGTTGAATGCAAATAAAGATTCTATCAGCATTAAGGTTACGAATAAGGGCGATAGACCTATACAAGTAGGCTCACATTTTCACTTTTTTGAGACAAATAAGCTTTTGGTATTTGATAGAGAGATGGCTTATGGCAAAAGGCTTGATATTGCCTCTGGGACTTCTGTGAGATTTGAGCCCGGAGAGACTAAGAGTGTAAATCTCATTAGCTTTGGTGGGAATGAGAGGCTATATGGATTTAATGACTTAGTCAATGGGCAAATAAGCGAAGCCAATAAGCAACAAGCCTTAGATAATGCGAGAAATAAGGGTTTTGTAGATTGA
- a CDS encoding urease accessory protein UreF: MDFLLLQINDSAFPIGSYTQSFGLETYVQKGLITNKDEAYNYLHTLLYTQMLYTDLLAIRLIYESKTLESILNIESLINASTPARETREGMQKIGLIFIKTLESMKLDLPPFFKEYIKDSIYPTHQSAYAVFCKAMAISCKKSIQHYTYAQISNTLTNCVKLIPLSQYDGQAILARLHTDFNTIYEKILELSEDEFCNAFVHNDMQGMLHESLHSRLYMS, encoded by the coding sequence ATGGATTTTTTACTTTTACAGATTAATGACTCGGCATTTCCTATCGGTAGTTATACGCAGTCTTTTGGGCTAGAAACCTATGTGCAAAAAGGCTTAATCACCAATAAAGATGAAGCCTATAATTATTTACACACTCTGCTTTACACACAAATGCTTTATACAGATTTACTCGCTATAAGACTAATCTATGAAAGCAAAACTTTAGAATCTATTCTTAATATAGAATCTTTAATCAACGCTTCAACCCCAGCAAGAGAGACAAGGGAGGGTATGCAAAAAATTGGCTTAATTTTCATTAAAACTTTAGAATCTATGAAGCTAGATTTACCCCCGTTTTTTAAGGAGTATATAAAAGATTCTATATATCCTACACATCAAAGTGCCTATGCGGTATTTTGTAAAGCAATGGCTATTAGTTGCAAAAAGTCAATACAGCATTACACCTACGCACAAATCTCAAATACCCTTACAAATTGCGTGAAGCTTATCCCCTTATCTCAATATGATGGACAGGCGATACTTGCAAGATTACACACAGATTTTAACACTATTTATGAAAAGATTCTAGAATTAAGTGAAGATGAGTTTTGCAATGCTTTCGTGCATAATGATATGCAGGGCATGCTACATGAGAGTTTGCACTCAAGACTTTATATGTCGTAA
- a CDS encoding urease accessory protein UreD, with amino-acid sequence MSSYAQTSKLYCHVKKGASGKTIIESMFFTPPLKIIAPFYENDIANIMLLNVSAGLMAGDMQTINFDIDTQARVKITSQSYEKIHNTQDSLAMRNTTLNLANDALLIYTPLPCIPFANSSFKNTTTIHLQEDSKLYYGEIFCAGRIARDEIFAFKHFHQRLFIYQNNALIFYDNMNLKPDSINLRSICAFHTFTHYLHFVIYDKNANREKLQSIIEDSKTYTALSLHNDMIIIKALANESEDLLELQKKLYE; translated from the coding sequence GTGAGTAGCTACGCACAGACAAGCAAACTTTACTGCCATGTAAAAAAGGGGGCAAGTGGAAAAACAATTATAGAATCTATGTTTTTCACACCGCCCTTAAAGATTATCGCTCCATTCTATGAAAATGATATAGCAAATATCATGCTGTTAAATGTATCCGCAGGGCTTATGGCAGGAGACATGCAGACTATAAATTTTGACATTGACACACAAGCAAGAGTGAAAATCACCTCACAAAGCTATGAGAAAATCCACAACACGCAAGATAGCCTTGCCATGCGTAATACGACACTAAACCTTGCAAATGACGCTTTGCTAATATATACGCCACTTCCCTGCATTCCCTTTGCAAACTCAAGTTTTAAAAACACAACGACAATACATTTACAAGAAGATTCTAAGCTATATTATGGCGAGATTTTTTGTGCGGGACGCATAGCAAGAGATGAAATATTTGCTTTCAAGCACTTTCATCAAAGGCTTTTTATCTATCAAAATAACGCATTGATATTTTATGATAATATGAACCTAAAACCAGATTCTATAAATCTTAGAAGTATTTGTGCTTTTCATACTTTTACGCATTATCTTCATTTTGTAATCTATGATAAGAATGCAAATAGAGAGAAACTACAAAGCATTATAGAAGATTCTAAAACTTACACTGCCCTAAGCTTACATAACGATATGATTATCATAAAAGCCCTTGCAAATGAGAGTGAAGATTTGCTAGAGCTGCAAAAGAAACTTTATGAATGA
- the ureG gene encoding urease accessory protein UreG produces the protein MVKIGICGPVGSGKTALIESLTRLMSKDYSLAVITNDIYTKEDANFMCKNSVLPEERIIGVETGGCPHTAIREDASMNLCAVDEMESRFKDLEILFIESGGDNLSATFSPELADFTIFVIDVSGGDKIPRKGGPGITRSDLLIINKIDLAEYVGADLSVMDRDSKKMRGDKPFIFTNIKAKVGLDEVIKWIKKYALLEDLA, from the coding sequence ATGGTAAAGATTGGAATCTGTGGTCCGGTAGGCAGTGGTAAAACCGCTTTGATTGAAAGTCTTACAAGGCTTATGAGTAAGGATTATTCACTTGCGGTTATAACAAATGATATTTACACAAAAGAAGACGCAAACTTTATGTGTAAAAACTCTGTCCTACCAGAAGAAAGGATAATCGGCGTAGAGACAGGCGGCTGTCCCCATACTGCAATTAGAGAAGATGCGTCTATGAATCTTTGTGCGGTAGATGAGATGGAATCTAGATTTAAAGATTTAGAGATTCTATTTATTGAGAGTGGTGGGGATAATCTATCGGCTACTTTTAGCCCAGAACTTGCTGATTTTACAATATTTGTGATTGATGTATCAGGTGGGGATAAAATACCAAGAAAGGGTGGTCCGGGCATTACAAGGTCTGATTTACTCATTATAAATAAGATTGATTTAGCAGAATATGTTGGGGCAGATCTTAGTGTAATGGATAGAGATTCTAAAAAAATGCGAGGGGATAAGCCCTTTATCTTTACAAATATTAAAGCTAAAGTTGGATTAGATGAGGTGATAAAGTGGATTAAAAAATACGCACTTTTAGAGGATTTAGCGTGA
- a CDS encoding ComEA family DNA-binding protein, with translation MKRFLLLFVMLSGFLFAAVNINTASQKELMTLNGIGEAKAKAIVEYRTKNRFKKIEDIMQVKGIGQAIFDKIKKDIVVTSQPQTTKK, from the coding sequence ATGAAGAGATTTTTGCTGTTATTTGTTATGTTGTCCGGTTTTCTTTTTGCGGCGGTAAATATTAACACTGCTAGTCAAAAAGAGCTTATGACATTAAATGGTATCGGTGAAGCAAAGGCAAAAGCGATTGTTGAATATCGCACAAAAAATAGATTCAAAAAGATTGAAGATATTATGCAGGTAAAAGGCATAGGGCAAGCGATCTTTGATAAGATTAAAAAAGATATTGTTGTAACGAGCCAACCACAAACAACAAAAAAATAA